TCATTTACCAAAGTGGATTCTtcgccaagaaaaaaaaaggccttccTCACAGATCAGTCAAATATAACCGGCTACTGAGCCACAGGGCAGGACGAGTTTTTCGCACGTTTAAGATAAACACTCCTCCAACGCTGCTTTCCTACACTGTGTTTAGAAGAGTTTTAAAAACACTTTCATGTCCGCAAGTTCTTACGCAAGTTAAGCGGAAACCGAGAGAAGCGGAAACACAAAGTGCGCGACGACGCTAAGGCCAGTTAACTCCGAGGGAAGGCGAGGTGCGCGGGAAAGGGAAGGAAACGCTGAGGCTCCAGCTCGGATCCCTGGACTTCGCCGGGGTGGAGACGCACATGCACCCATCATCAGACGTCACTTTTGGCCCGAACGCCCCAGTGTTCCGGCCTGGCGCGCTCCGCTCCTTAGCTGGCCTCGTGGATGCCGCAGTCGCCCTAGGACCACGCCCGCCCCTTACCTGGTGGAACAGCTCGAAGAGGAGTTCCTCCGTCACCTTCGTCTCCAGGTTGCCCACGAACAGAGTGCGGTCGGCCTCCGCGGCCGCCGCCCCCATCTCCGCGTCGCTTCCAGTCCCCGGCCTAGGCTGCTCGCTCGCGGTCGACCGACCCTACTGCGCACTCTCAGAAACACTCACGTCCTCTACTTCAGGCGTCACGACGTAAACGCCCGTCGCGAGCGCAGGCGCGCCACGCATGCGCGCGGGGGAAGCGCTTGTTTCCGGCGGCTGCTTCTTCCGCCGTTGCACTAAAAATGGCGGCTGGGGTCGGTGACGGTTGCGTCCGACGCGGGCTGGAGTGATCTGCGGCGCTGCCTAGGGCCCAGTTTGATCGACGTACGTCTAGCAAACACTGCGGGCGGTGTTTGAAGATGGCCCAGAGCTCGTTGTCGCTGTCCGCTGGCGATCAAGCCAACAGGGTGGCCTTCCGGTCCTCCCAAGGAGATCTCAACCCGTCGGCCATGGCTTGGGCGATGGTCTCCGGAGACAGCTTCCTGGTTACTAGTCTCGATCCGAATCAGCCAGGACCTCGGCCGCCCCCGCGACCCAGCGTTCGGACCGACAGACGTCGAGTGCCCGTCGGTGGCCGCAGCCGTAGCCGAAGCCGCCAAGGCAGATTCTCGCCTTACCCGATCCCAGGCGTCAAGCTCGACCTGTTGAGAAGTGTGCTGCAGCAGCGTCTGGTTGCGTTGGGAAGCGCCCTCGCAGCCCGAATCTCAGCGTAGAACGAATGCCTCCCCTCACTTAGCTTACAAACAAGGCCTCCCTAAAatcatttctttgtgtagcagCAGTCTTATTTTTACTGACGTATTTTCACCCATGTGGGCAGTTACTACAGCCTGTGAAAGAAAAGTTTGGCCGGGCGTAGTGACACACATTTTTAATGTCAGCACTCGGGAAAGCAGGctctgagttacaggccagccagtGTTACATAGTTGGGGGATGGGGGGCCAGGGGCTGAAAAGCGATCCATATGGGGCCAAGAAGAGAGTGGGGAGGGAATTCTTTGGTATTCACAAAGCCAAGTGACTATTTGTGAATGTAATCTCTTGTGGTCCAGGCTTGCTGCAGACTTGCCATGTAGTATTAAGGATGATTTTAAACTCATGCTCTTGCTTGTGCCTCCTAGGATTTACAGGCCCAAGCCATACACCCCGCTTGATTAACAGTAACTGAGTACGGAATCCAGCTGTATCTGAGTTCCACAGCCCTCAACTTTGAGGCTTTTAATTCAAGCTTTCGTAAttgccttcctctttccctcttactACCCTTAACTCATGTTGGTGAGAACAAATTTCCTTTATCGTGTTGTTTTATCTTTACACCTTTCCCCACCACCTAACCCTgcccccttgttttgttttgttatctaCAGACctcagtcttttttctttctgtcagtCAGGGTTGCATCTCGTAGCCATGGCTCACCTGAAACTGGCAGACCTGatagcctctgtctcccaagtgctgggattaaaggcatgcaccaccaggcctggccagACTCCAATCTTAAACATGCTGAAAGAACTGTTCCAAATTAAGCCAAGGTGCATACTCTTCCAAAGACTTCAAATGAAATTTTGTATGTGTCATATAATTAACTTCACCTTCATTAGTGTGAATTTACTGTTAGAAAATATGCTGGTGAGACCAGCATAAGTCTAAATCACAATCATGTATATGTTTTCTACTCGCTATGATCATTTGAAACCTTTTGTCTTTACTCTTTCAATCTTGGAATGGTTTCATAAAACTTCTGAAATAGGGCCTTGCTGTGTTGCCCAGGTAGGTCTAGAACTGGAAATCCTACCTAAGGGTCCCCAGGAATAAGTATATACCCAGCAGTAGATGAACTCACATATCTCTGCTCTAGAGCCATAAGTGCACTCTGGACGGAGAAGCTAATGGGTAATGGCCACACTAGACTATTCATTAAGTATAGTAATGCTCTGTTAACCATGTATTTCCCAAAGTGATATTGGGATAAAATTTGTGAGATTTTTGCTGAAACCTTGTCTCTCCAGACTTGCTTAAAATGAGATAAAGCAAAATTGCCACATACTACACAGTGGTTGTTAGAACCACATCTGAAGATGAAAATTTTAATAGAGTGAATATATAGTGAGAAGATTGGAAATTGTGGCAAATGAAAGATGCTGATAATAGCATTAGCTACTTTTAATTGAGTGCATGGCATTGAGCTGTTGCTCAGTAGGTGGAGCTGATTGAATTAATCTGTGCCTGCTGTTGCCTGCATCCGGCACTTAGAATTAAGTAGTATACAAGATACCTATATGGTTTTGCTCACATGGAGCTTTATAGTATGTTACTTGGTTCTCACAGCAGCTCATAAGAAGGATACTGTATTTTTTTGCTGCTGGGTTAGTCCAAAAGTGGGATGGATTTTCCAAGGTTCTTCAGCTGAGGTTCGTGATCTGAACTTTGCAACACAAACACTTTAGAGGAGATCCTTTAACAATTTTTCCGAAGGTAATTTATAACAAACTATCCCAGATAACTAAAAGGAAGTTAGCCAGGGCTTTAATCAAAACTCATGGTTGAGAAAATTCCACATGAATATTATAGGTTTTAGACTGGGGAGATAGAGAGAAACGAAGCTAGGAAAATAGTGCAGTCCTGAAACTCAGATGTGTAATGTTGGAAAATGCTACCTCAAATGGCAGTAAGTTGGGTGTCAGTTCAGAAAAggctgaatctttttttttttttttttatcaaatgctttGAGTGCAAATAGGGCTAAAAGACTTCGGGTCTTTCCCATTTGATCTTTTTAATTCTGTACTAGAAAGAGATTCAAGTTGGATATTGGGAAGTAGGTATTAAGTCttatgactaaaaaaaaaaaagggttagtACTTAAAAGTGCACTTGTGCAAG
This is a stretch of genomic DNA from Meriones unguiculatus strain TT.TT164.6M chromosome 1, Bangor_MerUng_6.1, whole genome shotgun sequence. It encodes these proteins:
- the C1H11orf71 gene encoding uncharacterized protein C11orf71 homolog, translated to MAQSSLSLSAGDQANRVAFRSSQGDLNPSAMAWAMVSGDSFLVTSLDPNQPGPRPPPRPSVRTDRRRVPVGGRSRSRSRQGRFSPYPIPGVKLDLLRSVLQQRLVALGSALAARISA